ATGATTTCTGAAAAAGTAAAAAATCAGATTCAAGTGGTGCAGGGTGATATTACCAAACTGGACTGTGACGGCATCGTGAATGCAGCCAACCGCAGCCTGTTGGGTGGCGGCGGTGTGGACGGTGCCATCCACCGGGCAGCAGGGCCGGAACTGTTGGCGGAGTGCCGCACGCTGCACGGCTGCCGCACCGGAGAAGCAAAAATCACTAAGGGCTACCGGTTGAAAGCAAAGTATATCATTCATACAGTAGGGCCGATTTATCCCGGCACAGCAGAGGATGCCGCGCAGCTGGCGGACTGCTACCGCAATTCGCTGGACCTTGCCAAAGAGCATGACGTCCACAGCATTGCGTTCCCGGCAATTTCGACCGGTGTGTATGGCTACCCGCTGGAGGATGCCACAGCGATTGCAGTTAAAACGGTGGCGCAGTGGCTGGAAGATCATGCGGATTACGCCATGCAGGTGATTTTCTGCTGCTTTGATGCCCGGACGGAGCGGGTGTATCAGGCAAGAACTCTGCAACAGTGAAAGCGGCAGGATGGTCGTGGAACTGTATCTTGGTAAACAGGATGGGCATGGCTCCCGAATCCTGTACTGAAAATGGAGTAAAGATTGAAATACAGAGAAATCGCAGATGGCATTTTTGTTGACCGTCCCAACCGCTTTATTGCCCATGTGGGAGTGAATGGAGCAGTGGAAACCGTCCATGTCAAGAACACCGGGCGGTGCAAGGAACTGCTACTGCCCGGTACGGCAGTTCGGCTGGAAGTGTCGGATAACCCGAAACGCAAAACAAAATACGACCTTGTGGCGGTACACAAGCAGGGCCTCGGCTGGGTCAATATGGACAGTCAGGCACCCAATAAGGTGGTAGGGGAGTGGCTTGCAAAACAGGGCTACGACTATATCAAGCCGGAATTCACCTATGGGAAGTCCCGCATCGACTTTTATATGGAAAAGGGCGAGCAAAAGTATCTGATGGAAGTCAAAGGCTGCACACTGGAAGTGGACGGTATCGGCTATTTCCCGGATGCACCTACCGAGCGCGGTGTGAAGCACCTGCACGAGCTGGCACAGGCACAACGGAAGGGATATCAATGCGCAGTGGCTTTCGTGATTCAGATGGAAGGCATCATTGAGGTGCGGCCAAATGTCAGCACACAGCCGGAGTTTGGCACGGCACTGGCCGAAGCAAAGGCCGCAGGTGTGCGGGTGCTGTTTCTGCTCTGCCGTGTGGGGCGTGACAGCTTGGAAATCGTGGAGCAGAGGGAAGGCTGAAAAATTTTTCAGAAAACCTCTTGACCCTGACGCAGCGTCATAGCGTATACTGTGGCTGTCGCAAGGGAGGACAGCAAGATGATGACAGTGAACGAAGTGAGCAAGCGGACCGGAGTGAGCATCCGGACCCTGCAATATTACGATAAAATCGGTCTGCTGCGTGCGGCGGGCCGTACCGAAGCAGGCTATCGGCTGTATGACGATGCCGCGCTGGAACGTTTGCAGCAGATCTTATTGTTCCGGGAACTGGAATTTCCGCTGAAGGACATCCGGAAAATCGTGGAGAATCCTGCTTTTGACCGGCAGAAAGCACTGGAACAGCAGATCACACTTCTGACATTGAAAAAGCAGCATCTTGAAAATCTGATCGGCCTTGCGCAGAAAATTCGATCCACAGGAGGAATGGTTATGGACTTAACCGCATTTGATACGCAGAAGATCAAGAAGTATACCGAGCAGGCCAAAAAGGAATGGGGCGAAACGCCGGAATACAAAGAGTTTGAGGAAAAAACTGCCCATAAGACCGAGAAAGAGGTCAAGGACATGAGCAGTCAACTGATGGACATCGTGGCGGCATTCGGCGGGATGCAGAGCAAAGACCCGGCGGACTCTGAAGTGCAGGCACAGGTGAAGAAGCTGCAGGAGTTTATCACAGAGCACTACTATAACTGTTCCAAGGTGATCCTGAATCAGCTGGGGCAGATGTATGGGGCAGGCGGAGCGTTTACGGAAAACATCAATGCTGCCGGCGGTGCCGGTGCCGCAGAATTTGCGCAGAAAGCCATTGAGATTTATTGCAAGTGAGCCCAAAAACGCTTTGCGTGATTCAGTTACAGAAATCATAACTAGGAAATGTTATCATATAGACACAAGAAACACACCGATAACATTCCGATGGAGGATTTCGATATGAAGGAAAAGTTTTACATCTGCAATCACTGTGGCAACCTCGTCACTACCATCCATAACGCAGGCGTTCCGCTGGTCTGTTGCGGGGAGAAAATGAAAGAGCTGGTTCCCAATACGGTGGAAGCCAGCGGCGAGAAGCATCTGCCGGTGGCAGAGCTTTCTGGCAGTCGTCTCACGGTCACAGTGGGCGCGGTGGAGCACCCCATGGCGGATGTTCACTATATTCAGTGGATTTTTGTGGAGACTGAGAACAGCGGGCAGATCCGCTATCTGAATCCGGGGCAGGCTCCCAACGCGGTGTTTGAACTGGGAAGTGAAAAGCCGGTGGCTGTTTACGCATACTGCAATCTGCATGGGCTCTGGATGACGAAACTCTGATACAATCAATGCAAACGGGGAGTGATTTGATGTCACTCCCTGTTTTTTGATGAGAACTTTATGCGGTTCTTTTGGTTCGGAACTGTGTATAAATGGGATGGATAAAATGAGTAGGCACACTATATGCGTTTGTTAAACGCTAACAGCGTTCAATTTTTTGCGTTGAATCGTGAAAATGAGACCTGTGAAAAACGTAGAAAATTTGATATGTTTGCGCTGCAAACTAAGGCATATTGATGTTTTTGAAACGAGTTTATAGTGAAATATGTGTAATTCGAGTGCAGATATTCATTCTTGTGAGTTTGTTGTGTGAATTTGTCACGTTCCGCCGCAAAAAAGGACTTGACGGAAAAAATACTCTGTGGTAATTTATGAGCAAATTCGCTTTTGTGAAATAAAGTCGAATTTGAATCCGCGATTTGCGGAAAAAGAAGGGGATTACACAGGAACAGCTGAGTATAATGCTGAATATTAGTGCGAACCATCTTGCAAAAGTTGAAACGGGAAGCCGCTGCTGCTCGATTGAGTTGCTGCAGGATCTTTCGTCCTGCCTGAATGTCAGAACGGACTATCTGCTGAACGGAGATGCACCGCATAACAACCATCTGAGGGAAAGACTGACGTTTCTTGCACAGGAATTAGAAAAGATTACGGCGGACCTCCCGGTATGGGGATAGGAAAAAGCAAAATCCTCTTTTTCAATGCCCAAAAGCGTGGTAGAATAGGTAAAAGATTCAGTATCTGAAAAACGGAGCGCGCAACAATGAAGATTCTGGTCAGCGCCTGCCTGCTGGGCGAAAACTGCAAATACAGCGGCGGAAACAATTACAATCAGGCGGTTTGCGATTTTGCGCGGGGGCATCAGGTGGTTCCGGTCTGCCCGGAGGTGCTGGGCGGCCTGCCCACACCGCGGTGCCCGGCGGAAATCGCGCAGGGCGTTGTCACGAACAAGGAGGGCATCAATGTGGACCGGGAGTTCCGGGCGGGCGCAGCCAAGGCCCTTGCCATCGCAAAAGAAAATGGGGTGGAGCTTGCCATCCTGCAATCCCGCAGCCCCAGCTGCGGCGTGAAGGAAATCTACGACGGAACGTTTTCCGGGACAAAGATTCCCGGACAGGGTGTTTTTGCCAAGATGCTGATGGACGAAGGCATCCGTGTTCTGGATGCCGGGGAATTGCCTAAAATTATCTTGAAAAATGAGGACGGAAAATGTCAATCAAACTGATTTGCAGCGATATTGACGGTACGCTGCTGCAATACGGCAAAAAGGAACTGGAAGACGAGATCTTTGAGCAGATACGGGAGCTGCATCGGCGCGGCATTCTGTTTTGCCCGGCATCCGGTCGGCAGTATACCAGCCTGCGCAAGCTCTTTGCACCGGTGGCAGACTGCTGTGTGTTTCTTTGTGAGAACGGCGGCGTGATCTATAAGGACGAACAGTGCATCGCCAAGAACCCGATGCCCCGTGCGCTGGCCGAAGAAATTGCCAACGACCTGTGGACCCGCAGCGACGGGCAGGGCGAAGTGATGCTCTCCGGTCAGAATACCGCCTACCTGATGGAGCGGGGCATGGGAATGCTCCAGCGCATCCAGTTCATCGGGAACAATTATCAAATCATCCATGACCCTTCCGAGGTGCCGGAGGAGATCACAAAAGTATCGGTGTATCTGCACGAAGGCGTAGAATCTTACACGGAACGGTTTGTCCCACGATGGAAAGAGGCGAACTGCGCTGTGGCAGGGCCGTACTGGATCGACACCACCTTTGCCAACAAGGGCATCGGTGTGCGCAGCATCTGCAAGACTCTGGACATCGCCCTTGCCGATGTGATGGCTTTTGGCGACAATTATAACGATGCGTCGATGCTGGACATTGTGGGTGTGCCCTACATTATGGA
Above is a genomic segment from Faecalibacterium taiwanense containing:
- a CDS encoding desulfoferrodoxin family protein, translated to MKEKFYICNHCGNLVTTIHNAGVPLVCCGEKMKELVPNTVEASGEKHLPVAELSGSRLTVTVGAVEHPMADVHYIQWIFVETENSGQIRYLNPGQAPNAVFELGSEKPVAVYAYCNLHGLWMTKL
- a CDS encoding MerR family transcriptional regulator — translated: MMTVNEVSKRTGVSIRTLQYYDKIGLLRAAGRTEAGYRLYDDAALERLQQILLFRELEFPLKDIRKIVENPAFDRQKALEQQITLLTLKKQHLENLIGLAQKIRSTGGMVMDLTAFDTQKIKKYTEQAKKEWGETPEYKEFEEKTAHKTEKEVKDMSSQLMDIVAAFGGMQSKDPADSEVQAQVKKLQEFITEHYYNCSKVILNQLGQMYGAGGAFTENINAAGGAGAAEFAQKAIEIYCK
- a CDS encoding O-acetyl-ADP-ribose deacetylase, encoding MISEKVKNQIQVVQGDITKLDCDGIVNAANRSLLGGGGVDGAIHRAAGPELLAECRTLHGCRTGEAKITKGYRLKAKYIIHTVGPIYPGTAEDAAQLADCYRNSLDLAKEHDVHSIAFPAISTGVYGYPLEDATAIAVKTVAQWLEDHADYAMQVIFCCFDARTERVYQARTLQQ
- a CDS encoding DUF523 domain-containing protein translates to MKILVSACLLGENCKYSGGNNYNQAVCDFARGHQVVPVCPEVLGGLPTPRCPAEIAQGVVTNKEGINVDREFRAGAAKALAIAKENGVELAILQSRSPSCGVKEIYDGTFSGTKIPGQGVFAKMLMDEGIRVLDAGELPKIILKNEDGKCQSN
- a CDS encoding HAD family hydrolase → MSIKLICSDIDGTLLQYGKKELEDEIFEQIRELHRRGILFCPASGRQYTSLRKLFAPVADCCVFLCENGGVIYKDEQCIAKNPMPRALAEEIANDLWTRSDGQGEVMLSGQNTAYLMERGMGMLQRIQFIGNNYQIIHDPSEVPEEITKVSVYLHEGVESYTERFVPRWKEANCAVAGPYWIDTTFANKGIGVRSICKTLDIALADVMAFGDNYNDASMLDIVGVPYIMDGAAAPLREKYPNHTLRPEDVLREFLKQN
- the sfsA gene encoding DNA/RNA nuclease SfsA, whose protein sequence is MKYREIADGIFVDRPNRFIAHVGVNGAVETVHVKNTGRCKELLLPGTAVRLEVSDNPKRKTKYDLVAVHKQGLGWVNMDSQAPNKVVGEWLAKQGYDYIKPEFTYGKSRIDFYMEKGEQKYLMEVKGCTLEVDGIGYFPDAPTERGVKHLHELAQAQRKGYQCAVAFVIQMEGIIEVRPNVSTQPEFGTALAEAKAAGVRVLFLLCRVGRDSLEIVEQREG
- a CDS encoding helix-turn-helix domain-containing protein; protein product: MLNISANHLAKVETGSRCCSIELLQDLSSCLNVRTDYLLNGDAPHNNHLRERLTFLAQELEKITADLPVWG